A section of the Hyalangium minutum genome encodes:
- a CDS encoding type IV pilin protein, with amino-acid sequence MRLSLASLLAILCVSCSTTPPPSPTPPPPPTPPLSPEATAVFARAEAPGPGAALVVNLDAFEALGLAGKGPTMQQLASVSTAIMSQLSTAEGSEGQFFARGAVVSALLRDWAKWPGLRRIAFLVPSDRVLADGAGVLPQVAVGALAVDEGSPDNAQLLSAVVALVRAAAVEVTREGADPRVVLQGQDVCVVGKELGFPVCVRPRRGLILFGTPTALGALEALPPVTAPAAAPGEAPLLLGLRVDLGAKGRARLAFTGRDAVRLALHVEGTTAKDIAMAESLVKKALTDYDAHQAEVRQRIATGLSEVQRSIAQDPAAPATLKQAATGLTADRVVDEKGYWAQARQSVQVSSTQDSLSLSLTVPAGAVKDMSEQMASGGTPVALVGIMAAIAIPNFIKFQARAKQSEAKMNLKAAYVAQRAYVMEKDRLGRTFEEIGFAPEPGRRYTYCMGKQCLPCDRKDCKVAPEPSPCQGLTTLGKSANDNFSICAYGNVDSDAAWDVWVIDKSGEPENLSNDME; translated from the coding sequence ATGCGCCTGAGCCTTGCTTCCCTTTTGGCCATTCTCTGTGTCAGTTGCAGCACTACCCCTCCGCCGTCTCCCACGCCTCCTCCGCCTCCCACGCCTCCGCTGTCGCCCGAGGCCACCGCCGTCTTCGCCCGCGCCGAGGCGCCCGGTCCTGGCGCCGCGCTCGTGGTGAACCTGGACGCCTTCGAGGCGCTGGGGCTCGCGGGCAAGGGGCCCACGATGCAGCAGCTGGCCAGCGTGTCCACCGCCATCATGTCCCAGCTCTCGACGGCGGAGGGCTCGGAGGGCCAGTTCTTCGCCCGGGGCGCCGTGGTGAGCGCCCTGCTGCGAGACTGGGCGAAGTGGCCCGGCCTGCGCCGTATTGCCTTCCTCGTCCCCTCGGACCGCGTCCTGGCGGACGGGGCTGGGGTTCTCCCCCAGGTGGCCGTGGGTGCATTGGCTGTGGATGAGGGCTCTCCGGACAACGCCCAGCTGCTCTCCGCCGTCGTCGCGCTTGTGCGTGCCGCGGCCGTGGAGGTGACACGTGAGGGCGCTGACCCCCGCGTCGTTCTCCAGGGACAGGACGTGTGCGTGGTGGGGAAGGAGCTGGGCTTCCCGGTGTGCGTCCGTCCCCGGCGCGGGCTGATCCTGTTCGGCACGCCCACGGCCCTGGGGGCGCTCGAGGCGCTGCCGCCCGTCACCGCACCGGCTGCCGCTCCCGGTGAGGCACCGCTGCTGCTGGGCCTGCGCGTGGATTTGGGCGCCAAGGGCCGCGCGCGCCTGGCCTTCACCGGCCGCGATGCGGTGCGTCTCGCGCTCCACGTGGAGGGCACCACCGCGAAGGACATCGCCATGGCCGAGTCCTTGGTGAAGAAGGCGCTCACGGATTACGACGCGCACCAGGCCGAGGTGCGTCAGCGCATCGCCACCGGCCTGTCCGAGGTGCAGCGCTCCATTGCCCAGGATCCCGCCGCGCCGGCCACGCTGAAGCAGGCGGCCACGGGCCTCACCGCGGACCGGGTGGTGGACGAGAAGGGCTACTGGGCCCAGGCGCGCCAGTCCGTGCAGGTGTCCTCCACGCAGGACAGCCTCTCCCTGTCGCTCACCGTCCCCGCGGGTGCGGTGAAGGACATGTCCGAGCAGATGGCCTCCGGCGGCACCCCCGTGGCCCTGGTGGGCATCATGGCCGCCATCGCCATCCCCAACTTCATCAAGTTCCAGGCGCGCGCCAAGCAGTCCGAGGCGAAGATGAACCTCAAGGCGGCCTATGTCGCCCAGCGCGCCTACGTGATGGAGAAGGACCGGTTGGGCCGCACCTTCGAGGAGATCGGCTTCGCGCCGGAGCCGGGCCGCCGTTACACCTACTGCATGGGCAAGCAGTGCCTGCCCTGTGACAGGAAGGACTGCAAAGTGGCGCCGGAGCCCTCGCCGTGCCAGGGGCTCACCACGCTGGGCAAGAGCGCGAATGACAACTTCTCCATCTGCGCGTACGGCAACGTGGACTCGGACGCCGCCTGGGATGTGTGGGTCATCGACAAGAGCGGCGAGCCGGAGAACCTGAGCAACGACATGGAGTAA
- a CDS encoding MG2 domain-containing protein, whose amino-acid sequence MNVRSRRRLIAGGICAVLAGVSLAVLSSQRCLSAWIFQGVKVRQCPDGRFRQTVGLQVDGLARERSGSVRAWALAHGVGKSYSQELLARMKPSKAELVLLDAAGQETPLKPEKDWKREDNGDLWAELKLPALPDGDYRLRARITTRLGTDTVETALPLYAPARVHVLTDRPLYEPGHRVQFRAVALRAKGLSPLDGRPGTWTVVDPNGDVVVEERSPAGPWGVVSGAFPLDRGAPTGTWTVRWLSGGTSGEASFRVEPFTLPRFRVEASSPQAFWRAGDAPVVEGQVLYSSGAPVAGAKVSLEWNHFGGWPPPTEWFDGGGLPVAAKADAAGRFRVTLPRVPQDLRGQVTLSASVAATDPAGDTVRGGVSLLLSEDALAVSAVTELESGLVENYSNRVFIRATTADGQALPGAELTVKRAWDPKDPGVKTVADEDGVASLQLDPGVAVNVVVPAMPVRRKPLPNPVELMGSSDLLSRDEEAGLGDQVALEKWLPAFFPCARFIVPDSADTDQQLSVRVSSSGAVVDVVGEQGRLSACLADAARTRTLPPGRERMLNLTLQLVDPQLPTLGVEMKAANDGPVDSRLYAALEEAARDARPCLPAKLSEASDVPATLRWRLRAGQKDVEVGWVPVEKQEGVPMLSSTVLSCLQARFSRLSLRDSSDEEVEASDEERAGGTKAQQDQMGVALLTAEPAEGDGGEARAQDTTRLGFELMVSAQVEGKDAGSTKLFLPPTRLPTQRLRATPALARAGEEVRVELLRGPGFSGSLPEKLWLSAGGERLESQVDSKSRVATFRLPEQFEGWAQVDWGTAVARIYVAPRAQLSVEVAPEKPSYAPGEVARLLLRTRVDGKDGPAAVGLFGVDEGLAQLASLPGPGVLGSLRPAPTLVSSAFGVLDGQALAMGRIRGANAVAATLLRVSSAPTVEESDPSLSLTAQAAFEPEAELTEPFYRVLAELTSQVRVWEEKAPEGETLSPEGMAKLWEQALAACEKRGEPVTDAYGRRLKLSRLPPELLALTDPRMVVVGGTRLSEDVENWGQWVAREAP is encoded by the coding sequence ATGAACGTCCGGTCCCGCCGCCGGCTCATTGCTGGCGGCATCTGTGCGGTGCTCGCGGGAGTCTCGCTCGCTGTTCTCAGCTCGCAGAGGTGTTTGTCCGCCTGGATCTTCCAGGGCGTGAAGGTGAGGCAGTGCCCGGATGGGCGCTTCCGGCAGACGGTGGGGCTGCAGGTGGATGGGCTGGCCCGTGAGCGCAGCGGCTCCGTGCGCGCCTGGGCCCTGGCCCATGGCGTGGGCAAGTCCTACAGCCAGGAGCTGCTGGCGCGCATGAAGCCCTCGAAGGCCGAGCTGGTGCTCCTGGATGCCGCGGGCCAGGAGACGCCGCTGAAGCCCGAGAAGGACTGGAAGCGGGAGGACAACGGAGACCTCTGGGCCGAGCTGAAGCTGCCCGCGCTCCCCGATGGCGACTACCGGCTGCGCGCTCGCATCACCACGCGCCTGGGCACGGACACCGTGGAGACCGCGCTTCCTTTATATGCACCCGCGCGAGTCCACGTTCTCACGGATCGCCCGCTCTACGAGCCCGGCCACCGCGTGCAGTTCCGCGCCGTGGCCCTGCGCGCCAAGGGACTGAGCCCCCTGGATGGGCGCCCGGGGACGTGGACGGTGGTGGACCCCAACGGAGACGTGGTGGTGGAGGAGCGGTCCCCCGCCGGTCCCTGGGGCGTGGTGTCTGGTGCCTTCCCGCTGGACCGCGGCGCGCCCACGGGCACGTGGACCGTGCGGTGGCTGAGCGGTGGCACCAGCGGAGAGGCTTCCTTCCGGGTGGAGCCCTTCACCCTGCCGCGCTTCCGGGTGGAGGCCTCCAGCCCTCAGGCCTTCTGGCGCGCGGGTGACGCGCCCGTGGTGGAGGGACAGGTGCTCTACAGCTCTGGAGCGCCCGTCGCGGGCGCGAAGGTGTCGCTGGAGTGGAATCACTTCGGAGGCTGGCCGCCTCCCACCGAGTGGTTCGATGGAGGCGGGCTGCCCGTCGCGGCGAAGGCGGATGCGGCCGGCCGCTTCCGGGTAACTCTGCCGCGCGTGCCTCAGGATCTGCGAGGCCAGGTCACGCTCTCCGCCAGCGTGGCGGCCACGGACCCTGCGGGCGATACCGTGCGCGGTGGCGTCTCCCTGCTGCTCTCCGAGGATGCGCTCGCCGTCTCCGCCGTGACCGAGCTGGAGTCCGGGTTGGTGGAGAACTACAGCAACCGCGTGTTCATCCGGGCCACCACTGCGGATGGGCAGGCGCTCCCAGGCGCCGAGCTCACCGTGAAGCGCGCGTGGGACCCCAAGGATCCGGGTGTGAAGACAGTGGCGGACGAGGATGGGGTCGCGTCCTTGCAGCTGGATCCGGGCGTCGCCGTCAACGTCGTTGTCCCCGCCATGCCCGTGCGCCGCAAGCCGCTGCCGAACCCGGTGGAGCTGATGGGCTCGAGTGACCTGCTCTCTCGCGACGAGGAGGCGGGCCTGGGGGATCAGGTGGCCCTGGAGAAGTGGCTGCCCGCCTTCTTCCCCTGCGCGCGCTTCATCGTCCCCGACTCGGCGGACACCGACCAGCAGCTGTCCGTCCGGGTGAGCTCCAGCGGAGCGGTGGTGGATGTGGTGGGCGAGCAGGGGCGGCTCTCGGCCTGTCTCGCGGATGCAGCCCGCACGCGGACGCTGCCTCCGGGGCGCGAGCGCATGCTGAACCTGACCCTGCAGCTCGTGGATCCCCAGCTGCCCACGCTCGGGGTCGAGATGAAGGCCGCGAACGACGGGCCCGTGGATTCGCGGCTCTATGCGGCGCTGGAAGAGGCGGCCCGTGATGCGCGCCCGTGTCTGCCCGCGAAGCTCTCCGAGGCGTCCGATGTGCCCGCCACCCTCCGGTGGCGGCTCCGGGCAGGCCAGAAGGATGTGGAGGTGGGGTGGGTGCCCGTCGAGAAGCAGGAAGGCGTCCCGATGCTCTCCTCCACGGTGCTCTCCTGCCTCCAGGCCCGGTTCTCGCGCCTGTCACTGCGCGATAGCTCGGATGAAGAGGTGGAGGCCTCGGACGAAGAGAGGGCAGGAGGGACCAAGGCGCAGCAGGACCAGATGGGCGTGGCGCTTCTCACGGCGGAGCCCGCGGAGGGCGATGGAGGCGAGGCTCGGGCGCAGGACACCACGCGCCTCGGCTTCGAGCTGATGGTGAGCGCCCAGGTGGAGGGCAAGGATGCCGGCTCTACGAAGCTCTTCCTGCCGCCCACGCGGCTGCCCACTCAGCGTCTGCGCGCCACACCTGCGCTGGCTCGCGCTGGCGAGGAGGTGCGTGTGGAGCTGCTCCGAGGTCCTGGCTTCAGTGGCTCACTGCCAGAGAAGCTCTGGTTGAGCGCGGGAGGAGAGCGGCTGGAGTCCCAGGTGGATTCGAAGTCCCGCGTGGCGACCTTCCGCCTGCCGGAGCAGTTCGAGGGCTGGGCCCAGGTGGACTGGGGAACAGCGGTGGCTCGCATCTACGTGGCGCCTCGCGCGCAGCTCTCCGTGGAGGTGGCTCCTGAGAAGCCCTCCTATGCTCCCGGTGAGGTGGCCCGCCTGCTGCTGCGCACCCGTGTGGATGGGAAGGACGGCCCCGCCGCCGTGGGCCTCTTCGGTGTGGATGAAGGGCTGGCGCAGCTGGCCTCGCTGCCGGGGCCGGGAGTGCTTGGGAGCCTGAGGCCCGCGCCCACGCTGGTCAGCTCCGCGTTCGGAGTGCTCGATGGACAGGCGCTCGCCATGGGCCGCATCCGAGGCGCCAACGCCGTGGCGGCCACCCTGCTGCGCGTCAGCTCGGCGCCCACCGTGGAGGAGTCGGACCCATCGCTGTCGCTCACCGCGCAGGCCGCCTTCGAGCCGGAGGCGGAGCTGACGGAGCCCTTCTACCGGGTGCTCGCTGAGCTGACCTCCCAGGTGCGTGTCTGGGAGGAGAAGGCTCCGGAAGGGGAGACGCTGAGCCCCGAGGGCATGGCGAAGCTGTGGGAGCAGGCGCTGGCGGCCTGCGAGAAGCGCGGAGAGCCGGTGACGGATGCCTACGGGCGCCGTCTGAAGCTGTCACGGCTGCCGCCCGAGCTGCTGGCCCTCACCGATCCCCGCATGGTGGTGGTGGGAGGGACGCGGCTGTCCGAAGACGTCGAGAACTGGGGCCAGTGGGTTGCCCGGGAGGCGCCATGA
- a CDS encoding alpha-2-macroglobulin family protein — MKRSLLMFMAGVLFTLFALFTLVLFGDSIRRLFGASASALAGNQESSSYYSMAPAAPSAQAAPEPAPVEAEMDALAGGGASSERMRGLSMKRMETIQIIKGTGGAAAKPKVALAEGGAQAEAAAPSRAWFPETFLFEPLKVTDESGQAVVPVKVPDRLTRWRVLALAHSRSGAQAGAVTSFSGTLPTYVDPVVPAFLFTGDAVRLPVQVVNTTEQAVEQPLKLVADGAVVEGAATRTVRVPAQGSVVEYVTLKATQPGPVSLQASLGTTDAIVRSFDVKPTGRRVDQSRAGSLAAPRTLTLDGVADAQAGSERVRLQVFPGALGMLRAELSAAPGRWGLAEDAYALLLAGRAPELLKSLGETADAEALKAMASLSGQRVLRAARAPDVPTAALLAQAALQHPDNPVLSRLGERLSAQVANAQRPDGTCQGGDGWTLQRLLVATADCAQAVRAGASLSVPGKQRAAAFSARAMGAFERNLSRVQDGYTAAAILASGGVTGSLQEALRAKVRESLKKRDDGAAYLPVEQGVVRADGTVPGEAEATALAVLALTGDKAAPMADLGTSLLASYQPGWGWGDGRTNLLSLQAAMVLFSEPLPSQVRVVLERDGKTVTEGTFDAKALRDVLSMEAAAMGSAGTHTWTVRAEPAVPGLGYSLTLSAYVPWKAEKGQGLELAVKAPAEGKVGMPAEVTVQAASPAGMALQLRYALPAGVQVDTPSLERLVAERKVTKYEVEDGALTLTLPPRGAGEPFQASFRVVPTLAGTLQGGASSLFPEGRQDLVSYVPPAQWTVR; from the coding sequence ATGAAGCGCTCACTGTTGATGTTCATGGCTGGAGTTCTGTTCACCCTGTTCGCCCTGTTCACGCTGGTGTTGTTCGGGGACAGCATCCGCAGGCTCTTCGGCGCGTCCGCTTCCGCGTTGGCGGGCAACCAAGAGTCCTCCAGCTATTACTCCATGGCTCCGGCAGCTCCCTCGGCCCAGGCCGCGCCCGAGCCTGCTCCCGTCGAGGCGGAGATGGACGCGTTGGCGGGCGGCGGGGCCAGCAGCGAGCGCATGCGGGGCCTGTCGATGAAGCGCATGGAGACCATCCAGATCATCAAGGGCACCGGAGGCGCTGCGGCGAAGCCCAAGGTGGCCCTCGCCGAGGGTGGGGCGCAGGCCGAGGCCGCGGCCCCGAGCCGCGCCTGGTTCCCGGAGACGTTCCTCTTCGAGCCCCTCAAGGTGACGGACGAGTCCGGACAAGCGGTAGTGCCGGTAAAGGTGCCGGACCGGCTGACGCGGTGGCGGGTGCTGGCGCTGGCGCACTCGCGCTCGGGCGCGCAGGCCGGAGCGGTGACGAGCTTCTCGGGCACACTGCCCACGTATGTGGATCCGGTGGTGCCCGCCTTCCTGTTCACGGGGGATGCCGTGCGCCTGCCCGTGCAGGTGGTGAACACCACGGAGCAGGCGGTGGAGCAGCCGCTGAAGCTGGTGGCTGATGGCGCGGTGGTGGAGGGCGCCGCCACCCGCACCGTGCGGGTGCCCGCTCAGGGCAGCGTGGTGGAGTACGTGACGCTGAAGGCCACCCAGCCCGGCCCTGTCTCCTTGCAGGCCTCGCTGGGCACCACGGACGCCATCGTGCGCAGCTTCGATGTGAAGCCCACCGGCCGCCGGGTGGACCAGTCACGCGCGGGCTCGCTCGCGGCGCCGCGCACCCTGACGCTGGACGGTGTTGCCGACGCGCAGGCGGGCAGTGAGCGGGTGCGGCTGCAGGTGTTCCCGGGGGCTCTGGGCATGCTGCGCGCGGAGCTCTCCGCGGCGCCTGGGCGCTGGGGACTGGCGGAGGATGCGTATGCGCTGCTCTTGGCGGGCCGCGCGCCCGAGCTGCTGAAGTCGCTCGGGGAGACGGCGGATGCCGAGGCCCTCAAGGCCATGGCCTCCTTGTCCGGTCAGCGGGTGCTGCGAGCGGCCCGGGCACCGGATGTGCCCACTGCGGCCCTGCTGGCCCAGGCTGCACTGCAGCACCCGGACAACCCGGTGCTGTCCCGCCTGGGGGAGCGCCTGTCCGCGCAGGTGGCCAACGCCCAGCGTCCGGATGGCACGTGCCAGGGCGGGGACGGGTGGACGCTGCAGCGGTTACTCGTGGCCACCGCAGATTGTGCGCAGGCCGTGCGCGCGGGCGCCTCTCTCTCGGTGCCGGGCAAGCAGCGGGCTGCGGCCTTCTCCGCGCGCGCCATGGGGGCTTTCGAGCGCAACCTCTCGCGCGTGCAGGACGGCTACACCGCGGCGGCCATCCTGGCCAGCGGCGGGGTGACGGGCTCGCTCCAGGAGGCGTTGCGGGCCAAGGTGCGCGAGTCCTTGAAGAAGCGAGACGACGGCGCCGCATACCTGCCGGTGGAGCAGGGCGTGGTGCGCGCGGACGGAACGGTGCCGGGGGAGGCTGAAGCGACGGCGCTGGCAGTGCTCGCGCTCACGGGAGACAAGGCGGCGCCAATGGCGGACCTGGGCACCTCGCTGCTGGCCAGCTACCAGCCGGGGTGGGGCTGGGGGGATGGGCGCACCAACCTCCTGAGCCTCCAGGCCGCGATGGTGCTCTTCTCCGAGCCGCTGCCCTCACAGGTGCGCGTGGTGCTCGAGCGTGACGGGAAGACGGTGACCGAGGGCACCTTCGACGCCAAGGCCCTGCGGGACGTGCTCTCGATGGAGGCGGCGGCGATGGGCTCGGCAGGGACGCACACGTGGACGGTGCGCGCGGAGCCGGCGGTGCCTGGCCTGGGCTACTCGCTCACGTTGAGCGCGTACGTGCCGTGGAAGGCCGAGAAGGGCCAGGGACTGGAGCTGGCGGTGAAGGCGCCCGCCGAGGGCAAGGTGGGGATGCCGGCCGAGGTGACAGTGCAGGCGGCCTCTCCGGCGGGCATGGCACTCCAACTGCGCTACGCGTTGCCCGCGGGGGTCCAGGTGGACACTCCGAGCCTCGAGCGGCTCGTGGCCGAGCGGAAGGTGACGAAGTACGAGGTGGAGGATGGGGCGCTCACGCTCACCCTGCCACCGCGCGGCGCGGGCGAGCCCTTCCAGGCCAGCTTCCGCGTGGTGCCGACGCTGGCGGGGACGCTTCAGGGAGGGGCCTCCAGCCTCTTCCCCGAGGGGCGGCAGGATCTCGTCTCGTACGTCCCGCCCGCTCAGTGGACGGTGCGCTGA
- a CDS encoding alpha/beta fold hydrolase: MVLESLQLGEGEVPTVLLHGFLGSGRNLRSLANAWSAADPSRRFLMPDLTGHGGSLPMPPGTDLTTMARDVVETARAKGLTGPLELVGHSLGGRVSLAASLASPSDVASVTLLDISPSPVPVDLSESGMVLNVLLQAPETAANRREIRAALTGQGLSEPLADWLVMNLVSTPEGGVRWRFDRQALAELHGRVNGTNLWAAVERPGAKVRCIRGGRSRYVTDADAARMEAAGCPVALLPEAGHFVHVDAPQALLQWLMGR; this comes from the coding sequence GTGGTTCTCGAGAGTCTCCAACTGGGCGAGGGAGAAGTGCCCACCGTCCTGCTGCATGGCTTCCTGGGCTCGGGGCGCAACCTGCGCTCGCTGGCCAACGCGTGGAGCGCGGCCGATCCGAGCCGGCGCTTCCTGATGCCGGACCTGACGGGCCATGGCGGCTCGCTGCCCATGCCCCCGGGGACGGACCTGACGACGATGGCGCGGGACGTGGTGGAGACGGCGCGCGCCAAGGGCCTCACCGGACCGCTGGAGCTCGTGGGCCACTCGCTGGGGGGCCGGGTGTCGCTCGCGGCCAGCCTCGCCTCACCCTCGGATGTGGCCAGCGTGACGCTGCTCGACATCTCGCCGAGCCCCGTGCCCGTGGACCTCTCGGAGAGCGGAATGGTGCTGAACGTGTTGCTCCAGGCGCCCGAGACCGCCGCCAACCGCCGGGAGATACGCGCGGCGTTGACGGGCCAGGGCCTCTCGGAGCCGCTGGCGGACTGGCTGGTGATGAACCTCGTCTCCACGCCGGAGGGAGGGGTGCGCTGGCGCTTTGACCGGCAGGCGCTGGCGGAGCTGCACGGCCGGGTGAACGGGACGAACCTGTGGGCAGCGGTGGAGCGCCCAGGCGCGAAGGTGCGCTGCATTCGCGGAGGGCGCTCCCGGTATGTGACGGACGCGGACGCGGCTCGCATGGAGGCGGCCGGCTGCCCCGTGGCCCTGCTTCCGGAGGCCGGCCACTTCGTCCACGTGGATGCCCCTCAAGCGCTGCTCCAGTGGTTGATGGGGCGCTGA
- a CDS encoding nuclear transport factor 2 family protein: MPFASLLCLVLAASPAASDKADPRPAIAAVLDDWHKAAAEADEARYFGHFTADGVFLGTDATERWTRDAFRAWAKPFFARGKAWSFRSVSRNIALSKDGTVAWFDEALDTPNMGPCRGSGVRVKEGGDWKIAQYNLSVPIPNALLPEFKKQIEAHLKQPPAPAKSEPAPKK; this comes from the coding sequence GTGCCCTTTGCTTCGCTGCTGTGTCTCGTGCTCGCCGCTTCGCCTGCTGCCTCGGATAAGGCGGACCCTCGCCCCGCCATCGCCGCCGTGCTGGATGACTGGCACAAGGCGGCCGCCGAGGCGGACGAGGCTCGCTACTTCGGCCACTTCACCGCCGACGGCGTCTTCCTGGGCACGGATGCCACCGAGCGGTGGACCCGCGATGCGTTCCGCGCCTGGGCCAAGCCCTTCTTCGCCCGGGGCAAGGCGTGGAGCTTCCGGTCTGTGTCGCGCAACATCGCGTTGTCCAAGGATGGCACTGTGGCGTGGTTCGACGAGGCGCTCGACACCCCGAACATGGGACCGTGCCGTGGCTCGGGTGTCCGCGTGAAGGAGGGAGGGGACTGGAAGATCGCCCAGTACAACCTCTCCGTTCCCATCCCCAATGCGCTGCTGCCCGAGTTCAAGAAGCAGATCGAGGCGCACCTCAAGCAGCCTCCGGCGCCCGCCAAGAGCGAGCCCGCTCCGAAGAAGTAG
- a CDS encoding erythromycin esterase family protein, which translates to MAPFFDDDTPDISSALLDGVKSAAVPLTGTASDLDALIEGIGDARLVLLGEATHGTHEFYALRAALTRRLISEQGFTAVAVEADWPDALRVNAFIQGEGTDTEAASALGNFERFPRWMWRNQEVAELVRWMRAHNAARPPEQRAGFYGLDLYSLHASMRAVVDYLEKVDPQAAQRARERYGCFEQFGTDPQSYGHATAYGYSATCEDAVVEQLLELQRRTAQGAREEDARFFAEQNARLAQDAEAYYRTMYAGRNDSWNLRDTHMADTADALAAHLTRKAGQPARMVIWAHNSHLGDARATQLGDQGELNLGQLLRERHAKAVYSVGFTTYTGTVIAAKEWDGPGLRRRIRAAIPGSYEHLFHEVELPRFLLRMEDLGEAASGLRERRLERAIGVVYAPRTERWSHYFLADLPAQFDAVVHYDETFAVHPLDANAGHEEEDAPDTYPFGL; encoded by the coding sequence ATGGCCCCCTTTTTCGATGACGACACACCGGACATCTCTTCCGCCCTGCTGGACGGAGTGAAGTCAGCCGCCGTGCCACTCACGGGCACGGCCTCGGATCTGGATGCCTTGATCGAGGGCATCGGCGACGCCCGCCTGGTCTTGCTGGGCGAGGCGACCCACGGCACCCATGAGTTCTATGCACTGCGAGCGGCGCTCACCCGGCGGCTGATCTCCGAGCAGGGCTTCACGGCGGTAGCGGTGGAGGCGGATTGGCCGGACGCCCTCCGCGTGAACGCCTTCATCCAGGGCGAGGGAACCGACACGGAGGCAGCGTCCGCGCTGGGGAACTTCGAGCGCTTCCCCCGGTGGATGTGGCGCAACCAGGAGGTGGCGGAGCTGGTGCGCTGGATGCGTGCGCACAACGCGGCGAGGCCTCCGGAGCAGCGAGCCGGCTTCTACGGGTTGGACCTCTACAGCCTGCACGCCTCGATGCGCGCCGTGGTGGACTACCTGGAGAAGGTGGATCCCCAAGCGGCGCAGCGGGCGCGTGAGCGGTACGGGTGCTTCGAGCAGTTCGGCACGGATCCGCAGAGCTACGGACACGCCACGGCGTACGGCTACTCGGCCACGTGCGAGGACGCGGTGGTGGAGCAGCTGCTGGAGCTGCAGCGCCGCACGGCCCAGGGTGCACGGGAAGAGGACGCCCGGTTCTTCGCCGAGCAGAACGCGCGGCTGGCCCAGGACGCGGAGGCCTACTACCGGACGATGTACGCGGGCCGGAACGACAGCTGGAACCTGCGTGATACGCACATGGCGGACACAGCGGACGCGCTGGCGGCGCACCTGACGCGCAAGGCGGGCCAGCCCGCGCGGATGGTGATCTGGGCGCACAACTCGCACCTGGGAGATGCGCGGGCCACGCAGCTCGGGGATCAGGGCGAGCTGAACCTGGGGCAGCTCCTGCGCGAGCGGCACGCGAAGGCCGTCTACAGCGTGGGCTTCACCACGTACACGGGCACGGTGATCGCGGCCAAGGAGTGGGATGGCCCAGGGCTGCGCCGCCGCATCCGCGCCGCGATCCCGGGCAGCTACGAGCACCTCTTCCATGAGGTGGAGCTGCCTCGGTTCCTGCTGCGAATGGAGGACCTGGGCGAGGCGGCTTCGGGCCTGCGCGAGCGTCGGCTGGAGCGGGCCATTGGCGTGGTGTATGCGCCGCGCACGGAGCGCTGGAGCCATTACTTCCTGGCGGACCTCCCCGCGCAGTTCGACGCGGTGGTCCACTATGACGAGACGTTCGCGGTCCACCCGCTGGACGCGAACGCCGGGCACGAGGAGGAGGACGCGCCCGACACCTATCCGTTCGGCCTGTAG
- a CDS encoding chalcone isomerase family protein: protein MGRDFWVVGARWLILAAMLAAGLSEAREVAGVRMDDTLELQGRRLALAHMALKEKLFFNIYVWGLYMEQIPRVEAEAIATNSVKRLHFRFLRKIRREQLVGAFRQGIATNASMLSEPMQQGMETLLQSFKDVSKGDNLILTYDPNAGLLVSGEASGGVLIPGKGFADALFSAWLQKHPVFPR, encoded by the coding sequence ATGGGGCGAGACTTCTGGGTGGTAGGGGCGCGGTGGCTGATTCTTGCGGCAATGCTCGCGGCGGGGTTGTCCGAGGCCCGTGAAGTGGCTGGCGTGAGGATGGACGACACGCTGGAGCTGCAAGGCCGCAGGCTGGCGCTCGCGCACATGGCGCTCAAGGAGAAGCTCTTCTTCAACATCTACGTGTGGGGGCTCTATATGGAGCAGATCCCCCGCGTGGAGGCCGAGGCCATCGCCACCAACTCGGTGAAGCGGCTGCACTTCCGCTTCCTGCGGAAGATCCGCCGGGAGCAGCTCGTGGGGGCCTTCCGGCAGGGGATTGCCACCAACGCCAGCATGCTCTCGGAGCCCATGCAGCAGGGGATGGAGACGCTGCTGCAGTCCTTCAAGGACGTGAGCAAGGGGGACAACCTCATCCTCACGTATGATCCCAACGCTGGGCTGCTGGTGTCCGGCGAGGCCTCGGGGGGCGTGCTCATTCCGGGCAAGGGCTTCGCGGACGCGCTGTTCTCGGCGTGGCTGCAGAAGCACCCGGTGTTCCCGCGCTGA